A region of Candidatus Bathyarchaeia archaeon DNA encodes the following proteins:
- a CDS encoding phosphate uptake regulator PhoU, producing the protein MENEEIRRIQITGKSTYILSLPKKWVSEMGLKAGSQIVILQEGKSLILIPKDLAKPSNASREATLKISANDMPEKIARAIIAAYLNGYNSIRIETLSDHMAPSQRNAVRELVKKKIVGTEIISDSPREMILKVLVGYPELSVESALRRMCLIASSMHEDSIKALIKLDKELAKNIIDLDDEVDRFGFYIIRQLKAAVQSDRILKDIGLSNPKDCLGYRLVVKFVERIADHAARIAENILSLSESPDKFILDKISEMSSFARSMFESSVESLFKRDYLLAEETISRAKKIALMEAEAIKAITEKAGKTISPALRMILESIRRTGEYSSDIAEIVLNLNVNQILAM; encoded by the coding sequence ATGGAAAATGAGGAGATAAGGCGCATACAAATCACCGGCAAATCAACATACATTCTCTCTCTGCCGAAGAAGTGGGTTTCTGAGATGGGGCTTAAGGCTGGAAGCCAAATCGTAATATTACAGGAGGGTAAGTCCCTAATTTTGATCCCTAAGGATTTAGCTAAGCCCAGCAATGCTTCTCGTGAAGCTACGCTTAAGATATCTGCCAACGATATGCCGGAAAAGATTGCACGGGCGATAATCGCCGCCTATCTTAATGGATATAATTCTATTAGGATTGAGACGTTAAGCGATCATATGGCTCCGTCACAGAGAAACGCCGTAAGGGAATTGGTGAAGAAAAAGATTGTTGGAACAGAGATAATATCTGATTCGCCTAGGGAGATGATACTAAAGGTTTTAGTTGGCTATCCAGAGCTTTCAGTGGAGAGCGCCCTTAGACGCATGTGCCTAATTGCATCCTCAATGCATGAGGATTCAATAAAAGCATTAATTAAATTAGACAAAGAGCTGGCTAAAAACATAATCGATTTGGACGATGAAGTTGATCGTTTCGGTTTTTATATAATTAGGCAATTGAAGGCCGCTGTGCAGAGCGATAGAATCCTAAAAGATATTGGGCTTTCAAATCCAAAAGATTGTTTAGGCTATAGGCTGGTAGTAAAATTTGTGGAGCGGATAGCCGACCACGCCGCAAGGATAGCTGAAAACATTCTTTCATTGAGTGAAAGCCCGGATAAATTTATTTTAGATAAAATTTCTGAGATGAGCTCTTTCGCCAGATCGATGTTTGAAAGCTCGGTGGAATCATTATTTAAGAGAGATTATCTTCTAGCGGAAGAAACAATATCTAGGGCAAAGAAAATAGCGTTAATGGAAGCCGAAGCAATAAAAGCAATTACAGAAAAAGCTGGAAAAACTATTTCTCCAGCCCTAAGGATGATTTTAGAGAGCATACGTAGAACCGGAGAGTACTCAAGCGATATCGCTGAGATAGTCCTAAACTTAAACGTAAACCAGATACTCGCAATGTAA
- a CDS encoding exosortase/archaeosortase family protein: protein MKRLLCKLKSWLQTILRVQNLAKAPFILSSTISIMTLYLLYPESYNVTWKGRAYYIFFLWLVSLEVALNWGKIKAKVNALKSKRFLASAIAAFLPIIYVLTVDLFEIDRVIIDSFPKYYGMSFWAENMPLAIEYIVLAALFSLTAALTYGVEGLRHFMLPISLLSAIGLIFLVDNFYPYGEFTPFQILAPATTMLASEILSLMGYKAEVRGQSYGTIVMKVWSDGDEASFGIAWPCSGVESLIIYSVLTALFLKDSLFSRKQKILYFLIGAIITYIVNALRIARIFIIAVEYGVNSPEVRRFHDYYGPLYSVTWIVSYQLIAVITQFLLEKIKSKDDRDEKFYK, encoded by the coding sequence TTGAAAAGATTACTCTGCAAGTTAAAGAGTTGGCTTCAAACAATTCTACGGGTACAAAACTTAGCGAAGGCCCCGTTTATCCTATCATCCACGATATCCATTATGACGTTGTATTTACTCTACCCTGAATCCTATAATGTTACTTGGAAGGGTAGAGCATACTATATTTTCTTTCTCTGGCTAGTTTCCCTTGAGGTTGCATTGAATTGGGGAAAGATTAAGGCGAAGGTTAACGCGTTAAAATCTAAGCGTTTCTTAGCATCCGCCATAGCTGCTTTTCTACCAATCATATACGTTTTAACCGTTGATCTTTTTGAAATAGACAGGGTTATTATAGATTCATTTCCTAAATACTATGGAATGAGTTTCTGGGCGGAGAATATGCCCCTCGCAATAGAATATATTGTTCTGGCGGCTTTATTCTCGCTAACAGCGGCACTGACTTATGGAGTAGAGGGCTTAAGGCATTTTATGCTTCCAATATCTCTGCTAAGCGCAATCGGTTTAATTTTCCTCGTGGATAACTTTTACCCCTATGGGGAGTTTACGCCATTCCAGATTCTTGCTCCAGCCACCACTATGCTTGCTTCCGAAATACTGTCTTTAATGGGCTATAAGGCCGAAGTGAGGGGGCAATCTTACGGAACAATAGTCATGAAGGTTTGGAGTGACGGGGATGAAGCATCATTCGGAATAGCTTGGCCGTGCTCCGGCGTAGAGAGCCTCATAATATATTCTGTGCTAACCGCTCTTTTTTTGAAGGACAGCTTATTTTCGCGAAAACAGAAAATACTGTATTTTTTGATTGGAGCAATAATCACATATATTGTTAACGCTCTTAGAATAGCAAGGATCTTCATTATAGCCGTCGAATACGGCGTCAATTCTCCAGAAGTTAGACGCTTCCATGACTACTACGGGCCGCTATATTCAGTCACATGGATTGTCTCCTACCAATTAATAGCGGTTATTACGCAATTTCTTTTGGAGAAAATAAAGTCTAAAGATGATCGTGATGAAAAGTTTTATAAATAA
- the pstS gene encoding phosphate ABC transporter substrate-binding protein PstS, which translates to MSKSRIIIAVIASLLIISASVIAYQVLTPQPQEEKEVSLNGAGATFPFPLIDKWAAEYHKIKPKILINYQAIGSGGGIRAHMEKTVHFTASDAPLSDAQFRNASGTLHIPFTIGGVVPIYNLPDMPSGLRFTGEILAQIYLGEITKWNDPRLAAINPGVSLPDKDIVVVRRSDGSGTTFIWTSYLSAVSQKWRETVGKGTSVNWPTGLGAKGNDGVATLVQQTPYSIGYVEFTYAKKNNLPYGHVLNAAGEFIEPSIESFMKAAAAAALTLPRGDESWSSVSIVESIVNNREAKGAYPITSFTYFLIYKELNVLPNMGEDTARALVYFLWWAIHDGQKYSADLYYVPLPDEVVKHNEETIKMITFNGQRVYKGLAVQANEG; encoded by the coding sequence GTGTCAAAAAGCAGGATTATAATCGCTGTGATAGCATCTCTCCTCATAATATCCGCAAGCGTCATAGCCTATCAAGTGCTTACGCCGCAACCACAAGAAGAGAAGGAAGTATCCCTTAATGGTGCTGGCGCAACATTTCCATTCCCCTTAATCGATAAGTGGGCCGCTGAATACCATAAGATTAAGCCTAAAATTTTAATAAACTATCAGGCTATTGGCAGCGGCGGCGGAATCAGAGCGCACATGGAGAAGACCGTGCACTTCACGGCCAGCGATGCACCGCTTAGTGATGCCCAGTTTAGAAATGCTAGTGGCACCCTACATATACCGTTCACGATAGGAGGAGTAGTCCCAATATATAATTTGCCTGATATGCCAAGCGGACTTAGATTCACAGGAGAAATCCTGGCGCAGATCTATCTCGGCGAGATCACAAAATGGAATGATCCTAGGCTGGCGGCAATAAATCCGGGGGTTAGTCTCCCGGACAAGGATATAGTTGTCGTTCGTAGGTCTGATGGAAGCGGAACAACATTTATCTGGACTAGCTATCTTTCCGCAGTCAGCCAAAAATGGAGGGAGACCGTTGGAAAAGGGACTTCAGTAAACTGGCCGACTGGGCTTGGAGCTAAGGGTAATGATGGTGTAGCCACCCTAGTTCAACAGACACCGTATTCAATAGGATATGTTGAGTTCACGTACGCGAAGAAGAATAACTTGCCCTACGGTCACGTGTTGAACGCCGCAGGGGAGTTTATTGAACCAAGCATAGAATCCTTTATGAAGGCTGCTGCAGCCGCGGCTCTTACCTTGCCAAGGGGAGATGAAAGCTGGTCGAGTGTTTCAATAGTTGAAAGCATAGTGAATAATAGGGAGGCTAAGGGAGCCTATCCAATAACGAGCTTCACCTACTTTCTGATATATAAAGAGCTTAATGTTCTGCCGAATATGGGTGAGGATACAGCTAGGGCGCTGGTCTACTTCCTCTGGTGGGCGATCCACGATGGACAGAAATATTCAGCTGACTTATACTACGTTCCACTACCTGATGAAGTCGTCAAGCATAATGAAGAGACGATTAAGATGATTACATTCAATGGGCAGCGGGTTTATAAGGGCCTAGCGGTGCAGGCAAATGAGGGTTAA
- the pstA gene encoding phosphate ABC transporter permease PstA, protein MRKEPYGLRRIKDLIMRFMVYLALLTALIPLFSVIFEVARRGLVAINLDFFIKPTPTVGEAGGGVANAIQGTLITVGLATLIGAPIGIISGIFLSEYGESRLSPVIRFFNEVLNGVPSIVIGIFSYALFVLTIGFSVIAASFALAIIMIPIVTRTTEEALKLVPATIREAAMALGIPRWKTTLYIVLRGAKKTIATGVLLAVARIAGESAPVLVTMGYWRWWFAGLNRPAANLALNIFLFANSPFENWVILAGDRPLCLL, encoded by the coding sequence ATGAGGAAGGAGCCATATGGATTAAGGAGAATTAAGGATTTAATTATGCGCTTCATGGTTTACCTAGCCCTTCTTACCGCCCTTATTCCCCTATTCAGCGTAATATTCGAGGTTGCCAGAAGGGGTCTAGTAGCAATTAACTTAGACTTTTTCATCAAGCCGACTCCAACTGTAGGAGAGGCTGGAGGCGGGGTGGCGAACGCCATACAGGGCACGCTTATAACCGTTGGGCTAGCAACCTTGATTGGAGCCCCAATAGGGATAATTTCAGGAATATTTCTCAGCGAATATGGTGAAAGCAGACTCTCGCCAGTTATAAGATTCTTTAATGAAGTGTTGAATGGCGTCCCATCGATAGTTATCGGCATTTTTAGTTATGCACTATTTGTTCTCACCATAGGCTTCTCGGTCATAGCGGCATCATTCGCCTTGGCCATAATAATGATCCCCATCGTAACTAGAACTACGGAAGAAGCTCTTAAACTAGTGCCAGCAACAATTAGAGAGGCTGCGATGGCGCTGGGGATTCCAAGATGGAAAACAACACTATACATTGTTCTGAGGGGGGCAAAGAAGACTATAGCAACCGGAGTATTGCTTGCTGTAGCCAGAATTGCCGGAGAATCCGCGCCAGTCTTGGTCACGATGGGTTACTGGAGATGGTGGTTTGCCGGGTTAAATAGGCCAGCAGCCAACCTTGCGTTAAACATATTCCTGTTCGCTAACTCGCCATTTGAGAATTGGGTGATCTTAGCGGGGGATCGGCCCTTGTGCTTATTATAA
- a CDS encoding PhoU domain-containing protein, whose amino-acid sequence MEMGEKVLVMMKTSIEALKGKNIETARSISEMEKEVDELYFNFLDKIIGEKNIESRIIVLSALIVRYFERIADHAAYICESLIYALTGRKEFLR is encoded by the coding sequence ATGGAGATGGGAGAGAAAGTCCTAGTTATGATGAAGACCAGCATAGAAGCCTTAAAGGGCAAGAATATAGAAACTGCTAGAAGCATATCTGAGATGGAGAAGGAGGTTGACGAACTCTACTTTAATTTCCTTGATAAAATAATTGGGGAGAAAAACATTGAAAGTAGAATTATTGTTTTGAGCGCGCTTATAGTACGGTATTTCGAGAGGATAGCGGATCACGCGGCATATATCTGCGAATCATTGATCTACGCATTGACTGGAAGAAAAGAGTTCCTCAGATAA
- the pstC gene encoding phosphate ABC transporter permease subunit PstC, giving the protein MFPHLFFSSLRLQNFSLPKLSFTGDYIFKILCALIASSTILILGLMAYELIMGSRLSIETFGFIGFIAGTEWDPAIKRVFGALPLILGTLTTSAIALLIGFPISLGVALALSEYMPKKLSFIFSFLVELLAAVPSVIYGLWGIYILIPFLRDNVYPLLKAVFGFISLFSGPIYGGGVLTGGIVLAIMIIPIISAVLRDLFSSVPPSIREAVISLGATKWETVKIVMSYTRSGILGATMLGLGRAVGETMAITMVIGNKFKVFPSSLFDAWYTMSAIIANELLEATYDLYISALINVGLLLLLINLFVVISARLIVWRSLRMVRGIMRE; this is encoded by the coding sequence ATATTCCCACATTTATTTTTCAGCTCTTTAAGATTACAAAATTTCTCGCTTCCTAAACTGTCATTTACTGGCGATTATATTTTCAAGATTTTATGCGCCCTTATTGCGTCAAGCACTATTTTAATTCTCGGCTTAATGGCCTACGAATTAATTATGGGCTCCCGTCTTTCAATTGAAACTTTTGGCTTCATAGGCTTCATAGCAGGTACAGAGTGGGACCCTGCAATAAAGCGTGTCTTCGGAGCCCTGCCCTTAATACTTGGCACGTTAACTACTTCTGCAATAGCGTTACTTATAGGTTTTCCCATAAGTCTTGGTGTCGCCTTAGCGCTCTCGGAATATATGCCTAAAAAACTTAGCTTCATCTTTTCCTTTTTAGTGGAACTTTTGGCAGCTGTTCCAAGCGTAATCTACGGGCTCTGGGGAATATACATCCTAATTCCATTTTTACGCGATAATGTTTATCCGCTTCTGAAAGCAGTATTCGGCTTTATTTCACTATTCTCCGGACCGATATATGGTGGCGGGGTTTTAACCGGCGGTATAGTTCTCGCCATAATGATTATACCGATAATCTCCGCAGTTTTAAGGGACTTATTCTCATCGGTGCCGCCATCTATAAGGGAGGCTGTTATATCGCTGGGGGCGACAAAATGGGAAACGGTAAAAATAGTGATGAGCTACACGCGCTCCGGAATACTGGGCGCAACCATGCTAGGGTTAGGAAGAGCAGTGGGCGAAACAATGGCCATAACGATGGTTATTGGAAACAAGTTTAAGGTTTTCCCATCATCGCTCTTTGATGCATGGTATACTATGTCGGCGATAATTGCAAACGAGCTCCTAGAAGCCACATACGACCTATATATAAGCGCGCTGATAAATGTTGGACTACTACTCTTACTAATTAATTTGTTCGTCGTGATCTCGGCGAGACTAATCGTCTGGCGTTCCCTCAGAATGGTCAGGGGGATAATGAGGGAATGA
- the pstB gene encoding phosphate ABC transporter ATP-binding protein PstB, protein MSAYKIEIENLNAWFGSKQVLKDISMRIKDRAVTAMMGPSGCGKTTLIRCINRMHELVPGARISGRVLFNGVNIYDNGVDRVQIRRKIGMVFQKPNPFPMLSIYDNVALGPRLNGVRDRKTLDQIVKRSLMLAGLWDEVKDDLNKSGASLSGGQQQRLCIARALAVEPEVLLMDEPTSALDPISAARIEALIRKLAEDYTIIIVTHNMQQAARISDYVAFLYMGELVEYGPTKDIFENPRSELTERYITGKFG, encoded by the coding sequence ATGTCCGCGTATAAGATTGAGATTGAGAATTTAAACGCTTGGTTTGGCTCTAAGCAGGTTTTAAAGGATATTAGTATGCGAATTAAGGATAGGGCTGTAACAGCGATGATGGGGCCTTCTGGCTGCGGTAAGACGACGCTTATACGCTGCATAAATAGAATGCATGAACTGGTTCCAGGCGCCCGCATCTCGGGAAGAGTCCTTTTCAATGGAGTAAATATTTATGATAATGGGGTTGACCGGGTTCAGATAAGGAGGAAGATCGGCATGGTCTTCCAGAAGCCAAACCCATTCCCAATGCTATCAATCTACGATAACGTCGCTTTAGGGCCAAGACTTAATGGTGTGAGGGATCGAAAGACCCTCGACCAGATCGTTAAGCGGAGCTTGATGCTCGCGGGGCTATGGGACGAGGTGAAAGACGATTTAAACAAGTCTGGGGCAAGCCTCTCCGGCGGACAGCAGCAGAGGCTCTGCATAGCGAGGGCGTTAGCCGTTGAGCCGGAGGTGTTATTAATGGATGAGCCGACATCGGCTCTAGATCCGATATCAGCTGCGAGGATAGAGGCTTTAATCAGGAAGCTGGCGGAGGATTACACGATAATCATCGTAACCCACAATATGCAGCAAGCTGCCAGAATCTCTGACTACGTAGCCTTCCTATATATGGGTGAGCTCGTGGAGTACGGGCCTACCAAAGATATCTTCGAAAATCCGAGAAGCGAGTTGACCGAGAGATATATAACGGGAAAATTTGGTTAA